TGACCCGTTCGGGCCGAGATTGATAAGCGCGGCCGAGAAGCCGACCTGCTTCGGGGGAGTACCACCATCGGTCCAGCCCGCCGAATTGTAAGCGACTTCAGCGGTAACGATGGTGCGCATGGAACCAACAGCCGAAGCCTCATTGGCCGCAATCTTGGCGCGCAGCAGGTTAGGAATTGCGATAGCCGCGATGATCAGAATGATCGCCACGACGATCAGAAGTTCAATCAGCGAGAAACCTTTCTGTTTCTTCATTTTTGCTCCTTTAGGGTGGCCAGCAAGGCCGTAACTACGTTCTTCCTAGCGGGCAACCCCGCTGGTTGACAACGTCTATAGTCGCAACCGGTGTACCACTCCCGCGACGCGCACCAGCATCGCAATTACTCAACA
This region of Terriglobales bacterium genomic DNA includes:
- a CDS encoding prepilin-type N-terminal cleavage/methylation domain-containing protein; translated protein: MKKQKGFSLIELLIVVAIILIIAAIAIPNLLRAKIAANEASAVGSMRTIVTAEVAYNSAGWTDGGTPPKQVGFSAALINLGPNGS